The Methanosarcina barkeri MS DNA window CCCTTGTCTTTGACTTTGCACGCCAGAAGGAGTACAAGCCTTTTGCAGAGTCTATCCTTATAGCCCCAATTGTCCCAAAAAACGGGGAAAAAGATGCACACGACCACCCCCCTATCCACCCAATCAGGGCGGCTTCAAGAGGAGAGGTTAGCTCTGCAGTAAATATCCCTCAGGCCCCTGCAGTCTATGACCTTATAGCAAGGCATTTCCTGGCAAACCTTATGCCTGCAGCCGTTTTCGAAAAAACGCACCTCCACCTGCTCGTAAATGAAGAGCCTTTTGACTCGTCCGGAACCGTGCTTAAGGATTCAGGCTGGCTTGAAGCCTATCCATTCGAAAATAAGAAGGATAAACTTCTCCCATTTGTAGAAGAAGGCCAGAAAGTAGGCATAAAAAAGCTCAGCAATACAAAGTCCAAAACCAGCCCGCCAAAAAAACTGACCGAAGCCGAACTTTTGACCCTTATGGACAAAAACGGGATAGGGACAAAGGCAACAGCTCCTACTCATATCGAAACAAACAAGAAGCGAGGGTATCTTGAGACAAAGGGAAAAACCATCTCTATTCTCGATACAGGTTTTACCCTTATGGATGGGCTCTCTCTGACCGTCCCGATTCTAGTAAAGCCGGAAATAAGGGCAAAGATCGAAGCCCTTATTCAGGAAGTCGAAGATGGAAAAAAAGAGTTTGAAGCTGCCCTTGAAGAAGGCACAGCCCTGATCAAGGAGATGTACGCCCAGCTTGAAGCAAATAAAAAGGAGCTGACTTCAAACATAGCAGGCACAATTAAGGATGAAGCTGCCCTTGAAGACAAGAAAAACTACATCGGAACCTGTAAGGTTTGCGGGCATGTGTTAAGAATTGTGCAGACGGATTCAGGCCGCTTTGTAGGTTGCACAGGCTATCCCGACTGCAGAAACTCGTATCCTCTGCCAAAAGCCGGGGCTTTGACCGTACTAAGGAGCAAGGAATGTAAAAAAGGAGGAGCAGCTGTCCTGAAAGTCGGAAACAAATATAACTGGGCTGTAGGCATAGGCCCCTGTTTTACCTGCGACCTTGAAAAAGAATGTTATCCCCCAGAAACGGTCGGCCCCTGTCCGGAATGTGATGGAAGCATGTTCCTGATAAACTTTAAAGACACACGATTCCTGGGCTGCACGAAACGCTGCGGATACACTCATTCAGTCCCCAAAACCGGAAAACTGACCCTGCTTGACAAGACCTGTGAAACCTGCGGCTGGAAGTTGTTCAGGTTAAAAGACGGCGACCGCCCTGAAGAAGAGTTCTGTATAAACCGGCGCTGCCCAGAAGGCAGAAAGTACTGGAAAAAACCAGGCAAAGGAGCCGAAACAAGGATCAAGGTAAAGGCTTCTGTAAGCCGCCCTGCAGCAAGTTCAGTAGCAAAACCGGCATCAAGTTCAGCGACAAGTTCAGCAGCAAGCCCAGAAGTAACCCAAGCAAAAAGAAAAACTTCAGAATTATCGGCTGCGGGCCTGAAAAAAAGTAAGTTAAAAACCTGAAATTCGGCAAGCAGAGAAGTCCAATTATTGTCTCGTCCAAGTCCTGTCCTTGGAGAGACAGCGCCTTTTTCATTACGTTCCGCTTCGCTCAAAAGGCTGAACTATAACGAAGAATGAAGATACTGAATTGAGCCAAGAAGGATAAATTTTAAGTTTCTGAATTTTCCTTTTTTCTGCGATTAGATAATTTAGAGTGGGTTTTTCACACTTCTACTGGTAGATAATCTGGAACCAAAAAGAGCCTTAGAAATACAATTAGAACAGTGAAGAAGAACAATTAGAACAGTAAAAATAAGAAATTCATATACTAAAAGAAACCAAGAAAGGAGATAAGAAAATCCTTTCGGATTTTCCCCTGCTTCTTGATATTAAACCAGAACGAATTACGCTGCTGCAGGTTCGGGTGCAGCGGATGTAGCAGGTGCAGGTGCTGCTTCAACCTGGGTTTTGCGGATTTCGACCCTGCGGAGCGGGTAGATGAACTTGGCCTGTCTGTAAATGGCTGCTGAGAGCCTGCCAAGGATTGCTTCCTGCATAAAGGTCTCGAAATCGGCTTCTGATGCACGCTTTGCGACGATGTTGACCATCATTTCCCTGATGGCTTTGATCTGACTTGAACGTGCTCTTTTGATGGTGAAGCAGGTAGGCTTTACACGGATGACATAGCCGTCTTTGGTTTTAACGTCGATATTCGCATCAATCCTGGAGGTCTGCCTCTTCACGATTGAGCGGATATAGTCGGTTGTAAGTTCGTGGCCCATGAGGTCGGTAGTTGCGACGTCTCCTACGACATTATTGATCCTGAGGATGACCTTAGTGTTATTCTTGGTCATATCGTTGGTAAGTTCCCCAACAGTGGTTTCAATATTGCGTCCTACAAGAAGAGAAGGATCTCCTGCCATAGTGTTACCGACAATAGCTCTATTTAAGTAAGCAGGAGCTTCAATATTATACCATTCCTTGGATTTCCATCCGTCAAGCTTTCTCTGTACTTTCTTTCTTGCCAAGTGATTCCTCCGAAGTAATGTTCCTTTTACGATTATTATGTTATTTCTAGTATCTTTGTTGAATTTTGTATGCTGCTGGTTTATCCTGCGGCCCTCAAGCCTTTCAGTTTCTTATTCAGGATGCTCGGATGAGTTTTTCCTTAATCAATGAGCATGAATGACCTTCAGAGCTTTTGCACAGACTTTGCGCTGCCAGGCGCAGTTTGTGGTGCTTTTTGCACTAGCGTTTCCCTTTCAAGATGAAACTTCCGAGCTTCAATAGGCTTCCGAACCTGGACCCGTCCCCTATATTCCGGCAACTACAGGCTCCTGATAATCAAAAAATATGATCCGGAAAATCGCCAGAAGATCTCAGAAATTAGCGGCATCTAACTAGTTAATGGCTCACTATACATATCATATCAGTATATAAACAAATCGGTTAGAAACACTTTCTGGCCATCTGCTAAAAAGTGAAAATAAAAAAGTTTAAAGAAAACTTTATGGAAAAAAGTTTGAAGAAAACTTTATGGAAAAAAGTTTGAAGAAAACTTTATGGAAAAGAATTTGAAGGAGATATTAAGAAAAAATTAAAAATGAGATTAAGGAAAAGAATTTGAAGAAAAATTTAAAGAAAAAGTTTGAAGAAAAATTTGGAAAAAATTAATGAAAAATTTAAAGGAAACGGATTCCTTTCGGCATTTCACCTACTCTCTTTCTAAACTCCTCAGGCCAATTTGCAGGGTCAAGCCCTTTCTGCGCAAGGAAGACCGCAGTCCATCTTTCAAGCCCGACTCCGGAACAGCCAGACCAAATCTTCTCCAGACTGAAGTTTTACATTGAAGCCTTTGGGATACTTGTCTCCGTTGATACTCACATTCTGGAACTCGAGCCACTCTCCATCCGGCCCACGGTAAGGCAGGCAGGCCTCGTAATCGGTGGTCCCGACAGTGTTTTCTTCGGTAAGTCCGAGCAGCCCTTCCTGTGCCATGAACCAGAAAGTAACTCTTGCTTTTCTCCACCGATGTCCAGGATGTCGTTGAAGATATGCATATAACGATCATGCAGTTCTTCTGCGCACTTTGTTACCTCTTCTTTTGTCCCGATCCAGACAATTTCGACCCTGTGGAATTCATCGACCCTTTCGATACCGTGAATTCCGCCACTCTCATATCTGTGAGAGGTTCCAGACCTGTCAAAGACCTTTACAGGAATTTCCTCATTTGGAAGGGTTTCCCTTGCTACGTACATCCAGAAAGGCGGGCATTGGGCATAGCACATGCCTCCGATTGGCTCTGCGATTTTTTCCTTGATCAGTTTTGTGGGCGCTTCATGAGTAACCTTGTAGTAATCGGCAACCTCTTCCCAGTAATCGGGATCCCTTGTCTGCGGAGGACACACATAATATATCTCAGAGTAGACACCCTTTGCATGCCCGGATTTCATCCAGACTTCCCAGGTGACCAGTTTCGGGAAAATCATTTCCCTGTATCCGAGAGGTTCTAGAAGTTCTTCAAGGACGATTTTTTTGAAAGTCCGAAAGATCTTTGTGGACTGTGGCCCGTGGATCCACTGTCCGCGGCTTGACCCACGTTTGAGCCAGCCTTCTTTCATCATAGCCTGGGTCGGGTCTTCCTTGAAAGGATGCTCCATTGGCTCTCTCTGCCAGAGCAGATTCCAGTGCTCAGCCTTTGCTCCATACTGGGCAGCCTCGATCTTTTCTTCAAGAAGGGTGAGAATCCTGTCCGGAACCCGGTTCTTCATCTCAGCTTCTCCGACCTCAAGTTAGAGCTGAATCCCGCCTTCAATGTTTTCCATACTTTTTATATAAGGCACTTTGAGCATCCTGAGCTCGTGGTCAGCCGGCACTCTAATTGTGAGAGTTCAACCTCGATTCCGCGAATTCCTATCTTGTATTTCTTGCCGAGTGCCTCAGCAAGCTGTTTTCTCAGACGGAAAATTGCATCGTGCACCCTGACATACCTGCCGGACTGGAGCACAAGCTTGATCCTGTCCTCCCCGAGCTTCCATTCCGTAACCTTTGCTCCCTATCCTTCAGGCACCCCTCGGGTGAGAAGGGTATTGTTTGCTTCTTCAAAAAGCGCAGCTATAGCATCCTTTGCAGTAGCGGGATCTGCGCTTGTTTTAAAATAAGCTTTGGGATTGAACTGTAATTTCAAAGTTTGAGCCTCTTTTATTTGGTATGGAATAAGGTAATTGTGAATTAGATAACGACGTAAACAGAGTCTAAAATCAATTTCTGATATGAATGCCTATTCTATAGCAAAAATTCGTAACTCAATAGTAGAATACTGAGTATTCTGATGCTTTTTATCTATAAACTGGATGGGAACACTGAGTTTTTGTACATTAAAATTATAGTTTGATAGAATTACATATAATTCAGATATAGAATTAGATATAGATATTTATAACCTGATCACCCATGCTGTCTAATAAAAATCCGACCAGCCATTTAAGTATTAAATGTTTAAAAAATATCTGTTTCATATAAATTAATTTAATTCATAAAAATTATATTATCATAGAGAAATATTAATAATTATATATAATTACTTATTAAGCTATCATTGTCAGCTATTTATATCAACTATTGATGTCAGCTATTGATGTCAGCTATTGATGTCAGCTATTGATGTCAGCTATTGATGTCAGCTATTGATGTCAGAGCTATTGGTTACACACTATTTTAAAAGATCTGTTTCAACAACTATGCAACTAAAACTTAAATCTAGCGACGGAGGAGAAACAGAAAGAAATAGAATCCCGGACAGGTTCACGGTCACGCAGTGACCGGCCTTTCCGAAAAAATGGATGTGAAAAAAAGAATTGCAAATTTGCAATGCAGCAGGTTATATATTATACAAAGGACAGTACTTTATAAGCTGGGAGATCACTCAAACGTAGATTAACGTAAAAGTGGGTAGAAACAAATATTGCGGGATACAGAGGAACATATATGGATGTTAACCAGATCCGGCTCCTTATCTTAGAAAGAAAGGACGAAATAAAAGAAAAGTTCAAAGCTGAAGTCCTGGGCGTTTTCGGCTCATACGCACGTGGCGAAGAAAAAAAAGAAAGTGATATTGACGTCCTTGTGAGGTTTGGAGAAGGAGCTACCCTCTTACACCTTGTGGGACTTGGATATTATCTTGAGGACTTATTTGGAGTTCCAGTTGATGTTGTTTCAGAAAGGGCTCTCCACCCGATGATGAAAGATGACGTGTTAAAAGAGCTGGTACCGGTATGAGATCCCCTCTTCTCTATCTTTCCGAGATAATGTCCGCCGCTGTAGCTATACAAGATTTCACTGAGGGAATGGACAGAGAAACTTTTCTGAATGATGAGAAAACAAAAAGTGCAGTTGTCCGCCAGTTAGAAATAATAGGTGAAGCTGCAAAAGCTATTCCTGCAGATATAAAGGCTTTAGCTCCTGATATAGATTGGAGAAATATATCAGGTATGAGAGATCGAATAATACACGCTTATTTTAATGTTGATTATAACCTTGTCTGGGATACCATAGTAAGTGATATTCCAGTGCTTGAGAGCAGAATTGAAATGCTAGTTAACGAGTTAAAAAATAGCTGAACAAATGTTCTTCCCGATGGTTTTCAAGAAATGCAGTAAAAGATTCTCTGCTCTGCGGAGAAGCATACTACACTCCAGAAATTTCAAGAAAAATCAACATAGTTATGAAAAAGTTCCATGAGTTCAAACTTCTCCTGCATCCTTTAGTTGCCAACGAGTTGAGTTTTGAAGAAATAGTTGCATGATATTGCGTTTACTTTTTATTTTTACCCCTATCCGAAAAGTTGATTGAAAGCAAAATAAAAAGAAAAAAGACAAAGTAAAAAAGAGAAAAAAACGAGAATTAAATAAATCGTTAAAAATATTCAATTTGCAGGCCAACTCCAACTTCTTTAAGCCTGCAAACCTTTGAAAGTTCGATTTTTGAGTTTAAGTCCGTACAGTGGCAGGCATGCACGCAGCCAGGGTCAAGTTTTTTAAGGTATTCAATAGTCCCATGCATCCGTTCTTCTGAGGGTTCCAGAAGATGAAAGCCACCTATTATATCAAGGACCCTGCTGTCTCCACATACTTCTTTTGCATATTTGGTAATATTGCAGATCCCGGAGTGGGAACAGCCCGTGATAATTACGAGCCCTGCTTCTGCCCTGTATACGAGTGCCGTGTCATCCGGAATAAGGTCGGGAATTTTGTTCCCCTCGCTGTCCTGCACATATCCGACAGCTGCCTCTACCTCAAAAGTGAAGTTCCTGGGGATTTCCCCAAGGAAAACGAGCTTCTCACTCAGCCAGAGGGGAGTACTTGAGAGCTGTAGCCTGAAGTGTTCTGAAAGCTTTTTGGGAGTGAACAAACTTCCGATTTCCCCTATCTCTTCAGTTTTTTTGCTTTCGAAGACCAGGGGATGGGCAACGAGAACCGGAGATCTGCTGGGAAGCTTTTCTATCCCTGCTTCCGTGAATAAACGTATCAGAGGTTCGAGTCCCCAGGTGTGGTCCAGGTGTCCGTGGGAGAGTACCAGATAGTCAAGGTCCAGAAGTGAAAGCCCCATTTTCCGGGCATTTGTGAGGAAGATATCCGAATACCCGGTATCAAAAAGAACTCGTATGCCGGAATCCTCCAGCAGAAAAGACAAACCGGGCTCGGCAAAGAAATACCTGTCAATAAGGGTGTTGTTATCAACAAGGACAGTGAGTTTCATAAAGTGTTTATTTTGCCTGCGGGGTATAATAGTATTATTACCAAACATTTGAAAAAATATTTAGAGTTGAGTTTAGTACTGTACGTGATCCGTAAGAAAATAAAAAAGGTATTAAAGATTGTCTCCTGTCGAATAGTATATACGCTTACTGTAAAAGTTATAGCAGGTCACAATACTTTTTGGATAGGGTCTAAGTTGGGATTAAGTCTAGAATGCTCCGTTTAAGAAAATGTTAGAACTCTACTTTTGTTTTATATAATCGGCACTTTTTTAAATCATTTTAGCGCTTAACTTTGAAACACATATAATTGTCTTCACTTTACTTACTGACGTTTGAAATGCGGAGAATTAGAAAAATGAACAAAATGACCCTTTCAGAATTAGAGCAGTCACTCTGGGGTGCCGCCAATATATTGCGAGGCCCTGTCGATGCTTCTGATTTTAAATCATATATATTTCCCGTACTTTTTTTCAAAAGAATCTCTGATGTTTATGATGAAGAATATAAAGAAGCTCTTGAAGAATCAGAAGGTGACGAAGAATACGCTGGATTAAGCGAATTTCACGACTTCAACATCCCTGAAAAAGCTCACTGGAAAGATATCCTGGAAACAACCCAGAATGTTGGTCAAGCTCTTCAATACGCCTTCAGAGAAATCGAAAAATCAAATCCTGATCAGCTTTACGGCATATTTGGAGATGTGAACTGGACAAACAAAGACAGATTATCCGATGAGCTCTTGATTAACCTTATCCAACACTTTAACTCTCTCGTACTTTCAAAATCCAATGTAGAACCTGACATGCTTGGCCAAGCTTATGAATACCTTATTAAAAAATTTGCAGACCTTACGAACAGAAAAGCAGGCGAGTTCTATACACCAAGGCCGATAGTCCATTTAATGGGCAGTATTCTGAAACCCCAGGAGGGAGAAACAATTTACGATCCTGCATGCGGTTCAGGCGGTATGCTTCTCGAGTCCTATCATTATGTTAAAAGTAATGGAGGAGATGCAAGAACACTAAAACTGTACGGCCAGGAAAAAAACCTGACAACCTCTTCAATTTCAAGAATCAATTTATTTATCCATGCAGTACAGAGCTTCCAGATAATTCGAGGCGATACATTAAGAGAGCCTGCTTTTCTTGAGGGTGATAGGCTTGCTCAATTTGATATCGTAATTGCAAATCCTCCATTTTCACTGAAAAAGTGGGGGTATGAAAACTGGTCGCAAGATCCATACGGCAGAAATATTGTAGGCACTCCACCCAAAAGTAACGGAGACTATGCCTGGGTCCAGCACATGATTGCTTCAATGGATCCTGAAACCGGAAGAATGGCAATTGTGCTGCCTCATGGGGCTCTCTTCAGGCAGGGAGCCGAAGGAAAAATCAGAAAAGCACTGATTGAAATGGACCTGCTGGAGGCTGTTATCGGGCTTGGTCCAAACCTGTTTTACGGAACCGGAATTAGTGCCTGTATTCTCGTTTTCCGCTCAAAGAAAACCAATGAAAGAAAGAACAGGGTACTTTTCATCGATGCATCTGAACAGTACCAGAAAGGCAGAAGCCAGAACATTTTCCTGCCAGAGAATGCGGAAACCGTACTTAAGTGGTATGAGAATTATGGAGATATTGAAAATATATCTCAGGTAGTTGAGCTTTCAGAAATTCAGAAAAACGAATTCAACCTTAATATTCCACTCTATGTCAAAAAAATCCATGAAGTAGAAAAGATTGACCTGAAAGTCACCCTTGAACAGCTAAAAAAGGATTACAAAGCTTTTCTGGAGTCCGAAGAAAAAATGAAGCGGTTACTTAAAGAAGTGAATGTTCTATGAACTCAGATAATTCTCACGTA harbors:
- a CDS encoding DNA topoisomerase I, producing MTVVAFAEKNKAASQIASILGEGEVERITVEGLPVYEFKWKGEEWLVMGLSGHIMNYDFPEQYNKWREVNPGVLLEVDPQKLVTRTDYAAAVKNLAKRANKIVLACDYDREGENIGFEAKTLAEEVTNVPVERARFSSLSPKEVKKAFESLIDPDYNMAMAAEARQILDLKMGAAFTRFVTLSVRERARTKDILSIGPCQTPTCGFVYEREKAIRAFQAKDFWKITAIFSAGSGKEREKEGEKEEGKEREKKRGKKGGKERGDFEGTHRAGNIHDKEKAAEIFKRLKGAKEGLVAKKTVKETKTSPPNPLNTTEFLKRASKFLGISPELALEVAEQLYLAGFTSYPRTETNKYADDFDFKSLVFDFARQKEYKPFAESILIAPIVPKNGEKDAHDHPPIHPIRAASRGEVSSAVNIPQAPAVYDLIARHFLANLMPAAVFEKTHLHLLVNEEPFDSSGTVLKDSGWLEAYPFENKKDKLLPFVEEGQKVGIKKLSNTKSKTSPPKKLTEAELLTLMDKNGIGTKATAPTHIETNKKRGYLETKGKTISILDTGFTLMDGLSLTVPILVKPEIRAKIEALIQEVEDGKKEFEAALEEGTALIKEMYAQLEANKKELTSNIAGTIKDEAALEDKKNYIGTCKVCGHVLRIVQTDSGRFVGCTGYPDCRNSYPLPKAGALTVLRSKECKKGGAAVLKVGNKYNWAVGIGPCFTCDLEKECYPPETVGPCPECDGSMFLINFKDTRFLGCTKRCGYTHSVPKTGKLTLLDKTCETCGWKLFRLKDGDRPEEEFCINRRCPEGRKYWKKPGKGAETRIKVKASVSRPAASSVAKPASSSATSSAASPEVTQAKRKTSELSAAGLKKSKLKT
- a CDS encoding 30S ribosomal protein S3ae produces the protein MARKKVQRKLDGWKSKEWYNIEAPAYLNRAIVGNTMAGDPSLLVGRNIETTVGELTNDMTKNNTKVILRINNVVGDVATTDLMGHELTTDYIRSIVKRQTSRIDANIDVKTKDGYVIRVKPTCFTIKRARSSQIKAIREMMVNIVAKRASEADFETFMQEAILGRLSAAIYRQAKFIYPLRRVEIRKTQVEAAPAPATSAAPEPAAA
- a CDS encoding nucleotidyltransferase family protein, with amino-acid sequence MDVNQIRLLILERKDEIKEKFKAEVLGVFGSYARGEEKKESDIDVLVRFGEGATLLHLVGLGYYLEDLFGVPVDVVSERALHPMMKDDVLKELVPV
- a CDS encoding HepT-like ribonuclease domain-containing protein → MSAAVAIQDFTEGMDRETFLNDEKTKSAVVRQLEIIGEAAKAIPADIKALAPDIDWRNISGMRDRIIHAYFNVDYNLVWDTIVSDIPVLESRIEMLVNELKNS
- a CDS encoding MBL fold metallo-hydrolase codes for the protein MKLTVLVDNNTLIDRYFFAEPGLSFLLEDSGIRVLFDTGYSDIFLTNARKMGLSLLDLDYLVLSHGHLDHTWGLEPLIRLFTEAGIEKLPSRSPVLVAHPLVFESKKTEEIGEIGSLFTPKKLSEHFRLQLSSTPLWLSEKLVFLGEIPRNFTFEVEAAVGYVQDSEGNKIPDLIPDDTALVYRAEAGLVIITGCSHSGICNITKYAKEVCGDSRVLDIIGGFHLLEPSEERMHGTIEYLKKLDPGCVHACHCTDLNSKIELSKVCRLKEVGVGLQIEYF
- a CDS encoding type I restriction-modification system subunit M; translated protein: MNKMTLSELEQSLWGAANILRGPVDASDFKSYIFPVLFFKRISDVYDEEYKEALEESEGDEEYAGLSEFHDFNIPEKAHWKDILETTQNVGQALQYAFREIEKSNPDQLYGIFGDVNWTNKDRLSDELLINLIQHFNSLVLSKSNVEPDMLGQAYEYLIKKFADLTNRKAGEFYTPRPIVHLMGSILKPQEGETIYDPACGSGGMLLESYHYVKSNGGDARTLKLYGQEKNLTTSSISRINLFIHAVQSFQIIRGDTLREPAFLEGDRLAQFDIVIANPPFSLKKWGYENWSQDPYGRNIVGTPPKSNGDYAWVQHMIASMDPETGRMAIVLPHGALFRQGAEGKIRKALIEMDLLEAVIGLGPNLFYGTGISACILVFRSKKTNERKNRVLFIDASEQYQKGRSQNIFLPENAETVLKWYENYGDIENISQVVELSEIQKNEFNLNIPLYVKKIHEVEKIDLKVTLEQLKKDYKAFLESEEKMKRLLKEVNVL